A single Lysinibacter sp. HNR DNA region contains:
- a CDS encoding LacI family DNA-binding transcriptional regulator, which yields MKKWEIMVAASVKDVAARAGVSVGTVSNVLNRPGKVNQETARRVHDAIEALGFVRNDAARQLREGRSRSIGLVVLDVANPFFTDVARGAEDRAAEHDLTVLLGNSDENESREEAYLDLFVEQRVQGVLLSPRGDVGDRIELMRRRGTAVVLVDRSGAEHGVSSVSVDDVAGGYLAVKHLVEIGCRRIAFVGGPHSIRQVSDRLEGARRAIADHPEISLEAIETESLTVLAGRAVGDAIESRAKDTRPDAIFAANDLVAMGLVQAFVMTGTVRVPDDIALVGYDDIAFAEAAVVPLSSIRQPSELIGYTAVDLLLAVAANDPDFAPEHIVFQPELIVRESTVGVKRRDG from the coding sequence ATGAAGAAATGGGAGATTATGGTGGCCGCCAGTGTCAAAGATGTTGCTGCTCGCGCGGGGGTATCTGTGGGTACGGTATCCAACGTACTTAATCGACCCGGTAAGGTGAACCAAGAAACCGCGCGTCGGGTTCACGACGCTATAGAGGCCCTTGGGTTTGTGCGAAACGATGCGGCCAGGCAGCTTCGGGAAGGCCGCAGCCGAAGCATTGGGCTTGTGGTGCTGGATGTGGCCAATCCGTTTTTTACCGATGTTGCCCGCGGAGCGGAAGATCGCGCCGCCGAGCACGATCTCACGGTGCTGTTGGGAAACTCGGACGAAAACGAATCTCGCGAGGAAGCGTACCTCGATCTTTTTGTTGAGCAGCGAGTTCAGGGTGTGCTTCTCTCGCCGCGGGGAGATGTTGGCGACCGCATCGAACTCATGCGCCGTCGCGGGACCGCCGTTGTTCTTGTTGATCGCAGCGGTGCCGAACACGGGGTATCCTCCGTATCGGTTGACGATGTTGCCGGCGGATATTTGGCGGTGAAACACCTGGTAGAGATTGGGTGCAGACGTATCGCGTTTGTGGGGGGTCCGCACAGTATTAGGCAGGTGTCTGATCGATTGGAGGGTGCTCGCCGGGCGATTGCAGACCATCCTGAGATCTCGTTAGAGGCGATCGAGACGGAATCCCTCACCGTTCTGGCCGGCAGGGCGGTCGGTGATGCGATTGAGTCCCGTGCAAAAGACACCCGCCCCGATGCAATCTTTGCCGCCAATGACCTTGTGGCCATGGGGCTGGTTCAAGCGTTTGTGATGACGGGAACCGTCAGAGTTCCCGACGACATTGCCCTGGTTGGATATGACGATATTGCGTTTGCAGAGGCAGCAGTTGTTCCCCTATCGTCGATCCGCCAGCCCAGCGAACTCATTGGATATACCGCTGTTGATCTGCTTCTTGCGGTGGCGGCAAACGATCCCGATTTTGCGCCGGAACACATTGTGTTTCAACCCGAATTGATCGTTCGGGAGTCAACCGTGGGTGTAAAACGGCGCGACGGGTGA
- a CDS encoding sugar ABC transporter ATP-binding protein, with protein sequence MSSPTVSPPALELREVAKSFGSVVALRSGNIVVDAGSIHALVGENGAGKSTLVKIVAGLYQRDEGVFRLSGRDASFKTTADSKAAGVAVIYQEPTLFPDLSVTENIFMGRQPTNRFGRIDRRAMREEAIEIFERLGVRIDPDRLADGLSIADQQIIEIAKAISLKATVLIMDEPTAALSGVEAERLFAVARSLRDEGRALVFISHRFDEVFDLCDIITVMRDGEYISTVETAHTSVEEIVRLMVGRDVTDLFPKEEVEAGDTLLQVQGLTSAGMFEDISFSVRAGEIVGLAGLVGAGRSEVARAVFGVDNYDRGTVALRGTTLKKHSVTDAMRAGLALIPEDRRKQGLVLDFPVGRNITLAIRNRLASRGILTAHAENKTADGWASTLQVKTAALSTRAGTLSGGNQQKVVIAKWLATQPHLLIIDEPTRGIDVGTKSEVHRLLSKLAGEGMGILMISSELPEVLGMADRVLVMREGRLTAELSRDEATAETVMLAATQSAGDMRTGETQNPQDSNTKSLQSFEDAQSISNTPTAAHTQSPEEKR encoded by the coding sequence ATGTCGTCACCCACCGTATCCCCACCGGCACTTGAGCTGCGCGAGGTAGCCAAGTCTTTTGGCTCCGTCGTTGCACTCCGCTCGGGAAATATTGTCGTTGATGCGGGAAGCATCCATGCGCTCGTAGGCGAAAACGGTGCGGGCAAATCCACCCTCGTAAAAATCGTTGCGGGTCTCTATCAGCGAGACGAGGGAGTCTTCCGCCTCTCGGGTCGAGATGCCTCCTTCAAGACAACCGCCGACTCAAAAGCCGCGGGCGTGGCCGTCATCTACCAGGAGCCCACGCTCTTCCCCGACCTCTCCGTCACCGAAAATATTTTTATGGGCCGCCAACCCACCAACAGGTTTGGTCGGATCGATCGGCGAGCGATGCGGGAGGAAGCAATTGAGATATTCGAACGTCTCGGGGTGCGCATAGACCCGGATCGCCTGGCAGACGGCCTCTCGATAGCCGACCAACAGATCATCGAGATCGCCAAAGCAATATCCCTGAAGGCAACCGTACTCATCATGGATGAGCCCACCGCGGCACTCTCCGGCGTTGAGGCAGAACGGCTCTTTGCCGTGGCCCGCAGCCTGCGCGACGAGGGCCGGGCGCTCGTCTTCATCTCGCACCGCTTCGACGAGGTTTTTGACCTCTGCGACATCATCACGGTCATGCGCGACGGCGAATACATTTCCACCGTCGAAACCGCACACACCAGTGTCGAAGAAATCGTACGCCTCATGGTGGGTCGCGACGTGACCGATCTCTTCCCCAAGGAGGAGGTCGAGGCCGGAGACACGCTTCTCCAGGTGCAGGGCCTCACCTCGGCTGGAATGTTTGAAGACATCTCCTTCAGCGTCAGGGCGGGAGAAATCGTCGGGCTCGCCGGGCTGGTTGGCGCCGGTCGCAGCGAGGTCGCACGCGCCGTCTTTGGGGTGGATAACTACGATCGCGGAACCGTAGCGCTTCGGGGAACCACACTCAAAAAGCACAGCGTGACGGACGCGATGCGCGCAGGTCTCGCCCTCATCCCCGAAGACCGCCGCAAACAGGGCCTTGTGCTTGACTTCCCCGTGGGTCGCAACATCACCCTCGCCATCCGCAACAGGCTTGCCTCCCGAGGCATCCTCACCGCCCACGCCGAAAACAAGACCGCCGACGGGTGGGCCAGCACGCTCCAGGTGAAAACCGCCGCACTCTCCACCCGAGCGGGCACCCTCTCGGGTGGAAACCAACAAAAAGTTGTTATCGCTAAGTGGCTTGCTACCCAGCCACACCTGCTCATCATCGACGAGCCCACCCGCGGAATCGACGTGGGAACAAAGTCAGAGGTGCACCGCCTCCTCAGCAAGCTCGCGGGTGAGGGCATGGGCATCCTCATGATCTCCTCCGAGCTTCCCGAGGTGCTGGGCATGGCCGACCGCGTGCTTGTCATGCGCGAGGGACGCCTCACCGCAGAACTCAGCCGTGACGAGGCAACCGCCGAGACTGTCATGCTTGCGGCGACACAGAGCGCCGGAGACATGCGCACTGGGGAGACGCAAAACCCCCAGGACTCAAACACCAAGAGCCTACAAAGCTTCGAAGATGCGCAGAGCATCAGCAACACGCCAACCGCAGCACATACCCAGAGTCCGGAGGAAAAACGGTGA
- the purL gene encoding phosphoribosylformylglycinamidine synthase subunit PurL has product MTHTSQQTAHIPDTVKNALVTPEKEQPYEALGLKTDEYHMIREILGRRPTSGELAMYSVMWSEHCSYKSSKKYLRQFGQKVTPAMTKNLLVGMGENAGVIDVGEGWAVTFKVESHNHPSYIEPFQGAATGVGGIVRDIISMGARPVAIMDQLRFGAIDNPDTARVVHGVVSGISFYSNCLGLPNIGGETYFDPVYQSNPLVNALAVGVLRHEDLHLANASGVGNKVVLFGARTGGDGIGGASILASDSFDDGGPTKRPAVQVGDPFAEKVLIECCLELYRNDLVEGIQDLGAAGISCATSELAANGDGGMFIELDRVLLRDPSLTAEEILMSESQERMMAVVAPEKLDDFLAVTRKWDVETSVLGEVTDTGRLIINWRGEEIVNVDPNTVAVDGPVYDRPVEYPSWIDALRADSAGRFPRNLSHEELRQQFLALLGSPNLADKSWITNQYDYYVRGNTALSFPDDGGMIRVDEESGLGVAIATDANGRYCQLDPFVGAQLALAEAYRNVAVTGAVPAAVTDCLNFGSPENPEVMWQFSQAVEGLSDGCLALEIPVTGGNVSFYNQTGDTPIFPTPVVGVLGIIDDVARRLPSGWQDEGHNIYLLGTTALELDGSAWAQTVHNHLGGRPPRVDLAAERSLAELLQAGAQGGIIDSAHDLSDGGLAQAVAESVLRFGVGARIWLDEIIQRDEVDALTALFSESTGRVIVSVPREEDVKFMGLCEGRGYPVLRIGVTSGTELEIQDTFTVPVEELRSVSGATLPAHFGPVVGQNSQ; this is encoded by the coding sequence GTGACTCACACATCCCAGCAAACCGCTCATATCCCCGATACCGTCAAGAACGCCCTCGTCACTCCCGAAAAAGAGCAGCCCTACGAAGCGCTAGGCCTGAAAACCGACGAGTACCATATGATCCGCGAGATCCTCGGACGGAGGCCCACCTCGGGTGAGCTCGCGATGTACTCCGTGATGTGGAGCGAACACTGCTCCTACAAGTCTTCTAAAAAATATCTGCGCCAATTTGGCCAAAAAGTCACACCCGCCATGACAAAAAATCTCCTCGTGGGCATGGGAGAGAACGCCGGAGTTATTGATGTTGGGGAGGGTTGGGCCGTTACGTTTAAGGTTGAGAGCCACAACCACCCCAGCTATATCGAACCGTTCCAGGGCGCCGCAACCGGGGTCGGCGGAATCGTGCGCGACATCATCTCGATGGGTGCCCGCCCGGTGGCCATCATGGATCAGCTGCGCTTCGGCGCAATCGATAACCCCGACACCGCACGCGTTGTGCACGGTGTTGTCTCGGGCATTAGCTTTTATAGCAACTGTCTTGGCCTGCCCAATATTGGCGGCGAAACCTACTTCGACCCGGTTTACCAGAGCAACCCGCTCGTAAACGCCCTCGCCGTGGGGGTTCTTAGACACGAAGACCTACACCTCGCTAATGCGTCGGGCGTAGGCAATAAGGTTGTGCTTTTTGGTGCGCGCACGGGGGGCGACGGCATCGGTGGGGCATCCATTCTCGCGTCAGATTCTTTTGATGACGGCGGCCCCACCAAGCGCCCCGCGGTGCAGGTGGGTGACCCCTTTGCCGAAAAAGTTCTTATCGAGTGCTGCCTCGAACTCTACCGCAACGACCTGGTCGAGGGCATTCAAGACCTCGGTGCCGCCGGTATTAGCTGCGCCACCAGTGAGTTGGCCGCCAACGGCGATGGCGGAATGTTTATCGAACTTGATCGGGTGCTACTGCGCGACCCCTCCCTCACTGCCGAAGAGATTCTCATGTCGGAGAGCCAGGAGCGCATGATGGCGGTTGTGGCTCCCGAAAAACTGGATGATTTCCTTGCGGTCACCCGCAAGTGGGACGTGGAGACGAGCGTGCTTGGTGAGGTCACCGATACCGGTCGCCTGATTATTAACTGGCGCGGCGAAGAGATCGTTAACGTTGATCCCAATACGGTTGCCGTCGACGGTCCGGTTTATGATCGCCCCGTGGAGTACCCCTCGTGGATCGACGCTCTTCGGGCCGATAGTGCGGGTCGCTTCCCTCGCAACCTCTCACACGAGGAGCTACGTCAGCAGTTCCTCGCTCTTCTCGGCAGCCCCAACCTTGCCGATAAAAGCTGGATCACCAACCAGTACGACTACTACGTGCGCGGCAATACCGCCCTCAGCTTTCCCGATGACGGCGGGATGATTCGGGTTGACGAGGAGTCCGGTCTCGGCGTTGCCATCGCAACCGACGCCAACGGGCGATACTGCCAGCTTGATCCTTTTGTGGGTGCCCAGCTTGCCCTTGCCGAGGCCTATCGCAATGTCGCCGTGACCGGCGCGGTTCCTGCCGCCGTAACTGACTGCCTCAACTTTGGTAGCCCGGAGAACCCCGAGGTAATGTGGCAGTTTTCACAGGCCGTGGAGGGGCTCTCCGACGGATGCCTGGCGCTGGAGATACCTGTCACGGGAGGAAACGTTTCGTTCTACAATCAGACCGGAGACACCCCCATCTTCCCGACACCCGTTGTGGGGGTTCTGGGAATCATCGACGACGTTGCTCGCCGCTTGCCCTCAGGGTGGCAGGACGAGGGACACAATATCTATCTCCTAGGAACAACGGCTCTCGAGCTTGACGGATCGGCCTGGGCACAAACCGTACACAATCATCTCGGCGGACGCCCACCGCGGGTTGACCTGGCTGCGGAAAGGAGCCTAGCTGAACTGCTGCAGGCGGGTGCCCAGGGCGGGATCATCGACTCGGCCCACGACCTCTCCGACGGCGGACTCGCCCAGGCAGTTGCCGAGAGTGTCCTGCGCTTTGGAGTGGGTGCCCGCATCTGGCTCGACGAAATCATCCAGCGGGATGAGGTAGATGCCCTCACAGCCCTCTTCTCTGAGAGCACCGGCCGAGTCATTGTGTCCGTACCCCGTGAAGAGGATGTCAAGTTCATGGGGCTCTGTGAAGGGCGCGGTTACCCCGTGCTGCGCATCGGGGTAACCAGCGGCACTGAGCTTGAGATCCAGGACACGTTTACCGTCCCGGTCGAGGAGCTCCGCTCCGTCTCGGGTGCGACCCTACCCGCTCACTTTGGTCCGGTGGTGGGTCAAAACTCACAATAA
- a CDS encoding YigZ family protein: MRGTLGRVTTESFMVTSYRTLLRAVETESEVKRSRFICYLMPVASEGAARSSIAEIRSLHPKARHHCSAFIIGPGQELQRTNDDGEPSGTAGAPMLDALLGAGLSDVVAVVVRYFGGTLLGAGGLTRAYRASVAQAVEAAELIIRELRATVEVSSDYAAAAVIEAEARRLGWGVVGSEYTSEVLMTLSVPPGQLALLRERVAELTAGTAVLSEVGLGYVAI; this comes from the coding sequence TTGAGGGGTACCCTCGGAAGGGTGACGACCGAGAGCTTTATGGTGACCTCGTACCGCACACTTTTGCGTGCCGTGGAAACGGAGAGCGAGGTGAAGCGCTCGCGCTTTATCTGCTATCTTATGCCGGTTGCCAGCGAGGGGGCCGCGCGTTCCAGCATCGCGGAGATTCGCTCCCTACACCCGAAAGCACGCCACCACTGCAGCGCGTTTATTATAGGACCGGGCCAGGAACTTCAACGAACCAACGACGACGGCGAACCCTCTGGAACTGCCGGGGCTCCCATGCTCGACGCTCTGCTCGGGGCGGGTCTCAGTGACGTGGTTGCGGTGGTTGTCAGGTACTTTGGTGGCACCCTGCTGGGAGCGGGGGGACTTACCCGAGCGTATCGAGCATCCGTTGCCCAGGCGGTTGAGGCGGCCGAGTTGATTATTCGTGAATTACGAGCCACGGTGGAGGTCTCAAGCGACTATGCCGCTGCCGCCGTGATCGAGGCGGAGGCCCGTCGCTTGGGGTGGGGTGTTGTGGGGAGTGAATACACGAGCGAGGTTCTTATGACACTCTCCGTCCCGCCCGGGCAGCTTGCCCTGCTACGGGAGAGGGTGGCTGAGCTGACGGCGGGTACGGCTGTGCTGAGTGAGGTTGGGTTGGGGTACGTCGCTATCTGA
- a CDS encoding dihydrofolate reductase, which translates to MNKTSTTAVNRETAPNNIRIGMIWAQAINGVIGKDGLMPWHIPEDLAHFKRLTLGKPVIMGRRTWDSLPERFRPLEGRRNIVVTRQDQWVADGVNVCHSFASAVALVDVEAGAGASAGASAAALDASHHSEVDVWVIGGGEIYRQAMLQATILVVTEINRHCEGDTYAPQITGEWTPTHEQLPPWQRSRSGLEYRFITYTR; encoded by the coding sequence GTGAATAAAACCAGCACGACCGCTGTCAATCGTGAGACAGCACCAAACAACATACGAATCGGAATGATCTGGGCACAGGCCATCAACGGTGTAATCGGTAAAGACGGTCTGATGCCCTGGCATATACCGGAGGATTTGGCGCACTTTAAGCGACTGACCTTGGGGAAACCGGTGATCATGGGACGACGTACCTGGGACTCCCTGCCGGAGCGGTTTCGTCCCCTGGAGGGGCGGCGCAACATCGTTGTGACGAGACAGGATCAATGGGTGGCCGACGGCGTCAACGTATGCCACTCGTTTGCGTCTGCCGTGGCGCTGGTTGACGTTGAAGCTGGTGCTGGTGCTAGTGCTGGTGCTAGTGCGGCGGCTTTAGACGCCTCCCATCACTCCGAGGTAGACGTATGGGTTATTGGTGGTGGTGAGATTTACCGGCAGGCAATGTTGCAGGCCACGATTCTTGTGGTCACCGAGATCAATCGACACTGCGAGGGTGATACCTACGCTCCGCAGATCACGGGGGAGTGGACGCCCACCCACGAGCAGCTTCCACCCTGGCAGCGTTCGCGTAGTGGACTTGAGTATCGTTTTATTACCTATACGCGCTAA
- a CDS encoding N-acetylmuramoyl-L-alanine amidase — MGISKIKKIVVGLVLVAACTVGTTQMSFFGNSGAQAVTPSEAQKKPLGEKPLPQPVAPKITSYWLSDIPMEKTPGLARARLGIAPTSHPEEVRTKTQKGLARFDAIGLSWTEASAEEIEVRVRVLENNGWTSWEELERDDDFTPSGEAAKPGTEPLLTNGAKGYQIALTTPGGFVPQDVKITLVDAGESPYDRTIGNSEVTAEGGKPRIITREEWGVDENICSDSVTGEPRRCDWPEEEMDSVRAMTIHHTAGTNDYTPEDAVRQVRALYAFQAVERDWEDIGYSFVADKFGRLYEGRKGSIDRPVIGAHALGFNQITMSVSVMGNYETEKPIPVLLNSLAAVSAWNLDKYGVVADPNKIVTLPSTIGPAKDVHIIHGHRDLADTLCPGEYLYKKMDEIRALAAQYQLSGE; from the coding sequence ATGGGAATCAGCAAAATCAAGAAGATTGTCGTGGGGCTAGTGCTGGTAGCGGCCTGTACCGTGGGAACCACCCAGATGTCATTCTTTGGGAATAGTGGGGCGCAGGCTGTAACACCTAGCGAAGCGCAGAAGAAGCCGTTGGGTGAGAAACCCCTGCCGCAACCGGTGGCACCGAAAATAACTTCTTACTGGCTGTCTGACATCCCTATGGAAAAGACACCCGGGCTTGCGCGTGCACGCCTGGGTATTGCCCCAACCTCACACCCGGAAGAAGTTCGGACCAAAACTCAAAAGGGCCTTGCACGTTTTGATGCGATAGGTCTCAGCTGGACAGAGGCCTCAGCAGAAGAAATAGAGGTTCGGGTGAGGGTACTCGAGAATAATGGCTGGACTTCGTGGGAAGAGTTAGAGCGAGACGACGATTTCACCCCATCGGGAGAGGCTGCAAAGCCCGGTACGGAACCCCTGCTAACAAACGGTGCAAAGGGTTATCAAATTGCCCTCACAACACCGGGTGGGTTTGTGCCGCAGGATGTGAAAATCACCCTGGTTGATGCGGGCGAGAGCCCCTACGACCGCACTATTGGTAACTCCGAGGTGACTGCCGAGGGTGGCAAGCCGCGGATTATCACCCGCGAAGAGTGGGGAGTTGATGAGAACATCTGTAGCGACTCTGTAACGGGAGAGCCGCGACGGTGTGACTGGCCCGAAGAAGAGATGGACAGTGTGCGGGCGATGACGATTCACCACACGGCGGGTACTAACGACTACACGCCAGAGGACGCCGTCCGCCAGGTTCGCGCCCTCTACGCTTTTCAGGCAGTGGAGAGAGACTGGGAAGATATCGGCTACAGTTTTGTGGCAGATAAATTCGGGCGGCTCTATGAGGGGCGAAAAGGAAGCATTGATCGTCCCGTTATTGGTGCTCACGCTCTGGGCTTCAACCAGATAACTATGAGCGTTTCTGTGATGGGAAATTACGAGACGGAAAAACCCATACCAGTCTTGTTGAATAGCTTGGCTGCGGTCTCTGCATGGAACTTGGATAAATACGGGGTGGTGGCAGATCCGAACAAGATAGTGACTTTGCCCTCGACTATCGGCCCGGCAAAAGATGTCCATATTATCCACGGACACAGAGATCTGGCCGACACACTGTGTCCGGGAGAATATCTCTACAAAAAGATGGATGAGATCCGTGCTCTAGCCGCGCAGTATCAACTATCTGGGGAATAA
- a CDS encoding sigma factor-like helix-turn-helix DNA-binding protein: MSAREEFEAYYRAHYYSVWRFVDRRCADPDITREIVAECFTTAWVRYVPKSYPPLAKLLRIARDSVLSRAPQPTIPRPEEDLLYPSAIARDSATAVLNAMKELPDKNRECLQLTLWENLTAAEAGVTLRLTEESVWKRIDRAKATLRETLETSPQPSTPQTDLEFSATDGTSRANAVLSENIQAADPTLIPQSFALDRRAVADLHKITASPTGTLSPVLRWARPRFIVPVVIVALLAGAVGFFRPWAAPTGSERALAIPAMLEIENSTTETTESVTRFIAQLEAAALAEELPRRSAFFESWYIQLGEQSATNTQGAIIPEETEILWSDDLSGTITARAGQAYEPSNSDSLVGGTDIPPQGTALRDENYPAGTIPVLFSTLPPSNADEMRKYLEKNYGITDKNDPIDYMNATQALLGEWTLTPREHAAILKLFASFQNFTLVGEVTDRGGREGVAFRLTSPNHSRYQRLLILGKTSGRIISSETIYIGGSDIGLPAPSVVNYVLWKSPPPSL; this comes from the coding sequence TTGTCAGCGAGAGAGGAATTCGAAGCGTACTACCGAGCGCACTACTACTCGGTGTGGCGCTTTGTTGATCGCCGCTGCGCGGACCCGGATATTACACGGGAGATCGTCGCGGAGTGCTTCACGACCGCCTGGGTAAGATATGTTCCAAAAAGTTACCCTCCCCTTGCCAAGCTCCTGCGTATAGCGCGCGATTCCGTTCTATCCCGCGCCCCGCAACCCACTATTCCCCGTCCTGAAGAAGATCTACTGTACCCCTCCGCAATCGCTCGGGACAGTGCCACCGCAGTTCTCAACGCGATGAAAGAGCTCCCCGATAAAAACCGGGAGTGCCTCCAGCTCACACTCTGGGAAAACCTCACCGCCGCAGAAGCGGGTGTCACGCTTCGTCTCACAGAGGAAAGCGTGTGGAAACGGATCGACAGGGCCAAGGCAACGTTACGCGAAACACTGGAAACCTCACCGCAGCCCTCAACACCACAGACAGATTTAGAGTTCTCTGCAACGGATGGCACCTCGCGCGCAAACGCTGTTCTTTCCGAGAACATCCAGGCCGCAGATCCCACGCTTATTCCCCAAAGCTTCGCACTGGATCGTCGGGCGGTGGCCGACCTCCACAAAATAACCGCCTCCCCCACGGGAACTCTCAGCCCTGTCCTCCGCTGGGCACGACCACGCTTTATAGTTCCGGTAGTTATCGTCGCGCTCCTTGCCGGGGCTGTCGGTTTTTTCAGACCGTGGGCCGCACCCACCGGTTCGGAACGCGCCCTGGCTATTCCCGCCATGCTCGAGATTGAGAATTCCACTACAGAGACTACCGAGAGCGTCACACGGTTTATTGCCCAGCTTGAGGCCGCGGCCCTTGCAGAAGAACTCCCACGCCGCTCAGCGTTCTTTGAGAGTTGGTACATCCAGTTGGGGGAACAGAGCGCCACCAACACTCAGGGGGCTATCATCCCCGAAGAAACAGAAATCCTCTGGTCTGACGATCTCTCCGGCACGATTACGGCTCGTGCCGGGCAAGCCTACGAACCCTCAAACAGCGACAGCTTGGTGGGGGGAACAGATATTCCACCACAGGGAACAGCACTCAGAGACGAAAACTATCCTGCGGGAACCATACCCGTCTTATTCAGCACTCTTCCCCCTTCAAACGCAGACGAGATGCGTAAATATCTGGAAAAAAATTACGGCATTACCGATAAAAACGATCCGATCGACTACATGAATGCAACTCAAGCCCTTCTCGGGGAGTGGACTCTCACCCCGCGAGAACACGCGGCAATCCTGAAGCTTTTTGCTTCGTTCCAGAACTTCACGCTCGTGGGTGAGGTGACCGACCGCGGCGGTCGAGAGGGAGTCGCTTTTCGCCTGACCTCACCAAACCACTCACGGTATCAAAGACTCCTGATTCTCGGTAAAACCAGCGGTCGTATCATTTCCTCAGAAACAATTTATATCGGTGGGAGCGATATTGGACTTCCTGCCCCCTCCGTGGTGAATTATGTTCTGTGGAAGTCTCCGCCCCCCTCGCTCTAA
- a CDS encoding 3-methyladenine DNA glycosylase: MKNTPLTAESQALSHGDWTQREVLHQRRADNLTAGWRQRQQTGERHAIEDFLFTYYPFKPSLLRRWHPGAGVELERASREERARWRWYTGRGESLVVDAAAFIARKSASLNFIERLMRSTAARPAQFSCFGLHEWAMVYRLTADTVRHANTPLRLSPQETDRVVESHKIACSHYDAFRFFTAPAVGLNTLRPTRENQPAIEQPGCLHAGMDVYKWVIKLGPLIPGELLLDSFELARDIRVLDMRASPYDVSGYGLTPVAIETDEGKAEYVRQQREFSALSQQLRERVVTAITQARIIASQTEVAA, translated from the coding sequence ATGAAGAACACCCCCCTGACCGCCGAGTCACAGGCGCTGAGCCACGGTGACTGGACGCAGCGCGAGGTGCTGCACCAGCGCCGGGCAGACAACTTAACGGCGGGGTGGAGGCAGCGGCAGCAAACCGGTGAGCGCCATGCTATCGAAGATTTTTTATTCACCTACTATCCGTTTAAACCCTCGCTTTTACGGCGCTGGCACCCCGGTGCCGGGGTTGAGCTCGAGCGTGCCAGCCGTGAGGAGCGAGCTCGGTGGCGCTGGTACACCGGCCGAGGTGAATCACTTGTGGTGGATGCTGCAGCGTTTATCGCACGGAAGTCGGCGTCGCTCAATTTTATTGAACGCCTGATGCGAAGCACGGCAGCCCGTCCCGCGCAATTTAGCTGTTTTGGCCTGCACGAGTGGGCAATGGTGTACCGGCTCACCGCGGATACGGTTCGCCACGCGAACACGCCGCTTCGCCTCTCGCCGCAAGAAACCGATCGAGTCGTGGAGTCTCACAAAATTGCGTGTTCCCACTACGATGCGTTCCGATTTTTTACGGCACCCGCCGTCGGGCTCAACACGCTCCGCCCCACCCGAGAAAATCAGCCCGCTATCGAGCAGCCGGGCTGTTTGCACGCCGGCATGGACGTTTACAAGTGGGTGATCAAGCTCGGCCCACTTATTCCCGGTGAGCTATTGCTTGACAGTTTTGAGCTCGCGCGCGACATCCGGGTGTTGGATATGCGGGCCTCCCCCTACGATGTTTCAGGCTACGGCCTCACTCCGGTAGCGATTGAGACAGACGAGGGCAAGGCGGAGTATGTGCGCCAGCAGCGGGAGTTCTCGGCCCTTTCACAACAGCTTCGTGAGCGCGTGGTCACCGCCATTACCCAGGCCCGAATAATAGCTTCCCAGACTGAGGTAGCCGCGTGA
- a CDS encoding thymidylate synthase, which produces MNTQIATPYEDLLRHTLATGTHKNDRTGTGTTSIFGAQMRFNLQEGFPLITTKRVHFKSVAYELLWFLRGDSNISWLQERGVRIWNEWADAAGDLGPVYGVQWRSWPTPSGEHIDQISQVIDQLRNDPDSRRIIVSAWNVADIPQMALAPCHALFQFYVAEGKLSCQLYQRSGDLFLGVPFNIASYALLTHLVAEQAGLEVGDFVWTGGDCHIYDNHREQVIEQLSRDPYPSPQLKILRTRDSIFDYEYDDFEIVGYEHHPAIKGVVAV; this is translated from the coding sequence ATGAATACTCAGATTGCCACTCCATACGAAGACCTCTTACGCCACACACTCGCCACTGGAACGCATAAAAATGACCGTACCGGCACGGGAACCACAAGCATTTTTGGCGCTCAGATGCGGTTTAACCTGCAAGAGGGATTTCCCCTCATTACAACAAAGCGTGTACATTTCAAATCGGTAGCATACGAATTGCTCTGGTTTCTTCGGGGTGACAGTAATATCAGCTGGCTCCAGGAGCGGGGTGTGCGCATCTGGAATGAGTGGGCTGATGCCGCAGGCGACCTGGGCCCCGTATACGGCGTGCAGTGGCGTTCCTGGCCGACCCCCTCCGGGGAGCACATCGATCAGATCTCTCAGGTTATTGATCAGCTACGGAATGATCCGGACTCCCGACGCATCATTGTATCGGCCTGGAACGTTGCTGACATCCCGCAGATGGCTCTGGCCCCCTGCCACGCGCTCTTTCAATTTTATGTTGCGGAGGGCAAGCTCTCCTGTCAGCTTTACCAACGCAGTGGTGATCTCTTTCTTGGTGTGCCCTTTAACATCGCCAGCTACGCGCTACTCACCCACCTGGTAGCCGAGCAGGCCGGGCTTGAGGTGGGTGACTTTGTGTGGACTGGGGGTGATTGCCATATCTATGACAACCATCGAGAACAGGTTATCGAGCAGCTTTCGCGCGACCCCTACCCTTCCCCGCAGCTAAAAATCCTGCGTACCCGTGACAGTATTTTTGACTATGAATATGACGACTTTGAAATTGTCGGCTACGAGCATCACCCGGCGATTAAAGGCGTGGTAGCGGTGTGA